A stretch of Candidatus Poribacteria bacterium DNA encodes these proteins:
- a CDS encoding GspE/PulE family protein — translation MQNTQNTTSVVEVMREASLLSEQDYTDIVREINETGASEAAILSKHGVSSDLLTLATKSVEARTPLVQLEGVAPEPDTLEKVSPGFAYRNKVVPIDLNGDELTVAMADVLDVVLIDELELITNCRVIPALADEADIDEAIIRLYGRTAESLLSAGIKGPVGATETLERETIEDFGIDEKDLSQDPTVIHAVDQMIIDAVRMGASDIHIEPYPTQLKIRFRIDGVLEDQPQPPAYLQSAITSRIKIMAGMDVAERRRPQDGKISRRIGSVGNRQIDLRVSTVPTVAMLHGESVVLRILDRQSIDFGLAELGLTEDNLQLFQRMIRKPHGIILATGPTGSGKTTSLYACLKEINSPDVKIITLEDPVEYELEGINQIQVNPDIDFTFAVGLRHILRQDPDKVLVGEIRDYETAEMAVHTSLTGHLVFSTLHTNDAPGAITRLIDMDVEPYLVASTVEGIIAQRLARRVCKACCEMYTPDRDELVGLIGNGHNGNGNDVTIPHDLKIPRAVGCKECRGRGYKGRIGIFEVLLMTDEIRSMALKQASTNEIRRLAVQLGMRGLREDGWRKVTAGLTTVDEVVRLTQEDEFDFEEVV, via the coding sequence ATGCAAAACACACAAAATACAACTTCGGTTGTTGAGGTGATGCGAGAAGCATCTCTTCTCTCTGAGCAAGACTATACAGACATCGTTAGAGAAATAAACGAGACGGGCGCATCTGAAGCCGCGATCCTTTCCAAGCATGGTGTGTCATCTGACCTCCTTACCCTTGCTACAAAGAGTGTCGAGGCGCGAACACCCCTCGTCCAATTGGAAGGCGTTGCGCCTGAACCTGATACTCTTGAAAAGGTGTCTCCAGGGTTTGCCTACCGCAATAAAGTCGTCCCTATTGACCTAAATGGCGATGAACTCACCGTCGCAATGGCGGATGTCCTGGATGTCGTCCTCATAGATGAACTTGAACTCATCACAAACTGTCGGGTGATTCCTGCCCTTGCTGATGAGGCGGACATTGACGAGGCAATTATCCGTCTCTATGGACGTACCGCTGAGAGCCTACTCAGTGCTGGTATCAAGGGCCCCGTCGGTGCTACTGAGACGCTTGAACGTGAGACCATTGAAGATTTCGGCATTGATGAGAAAGATCTCAGCCAAGATCCGACAGTCATACACGCCGTTGACCAGATGATTATTGATGCTGTCCGGATGGGCGCGAGTGATATCCATATCGAACCCTATCCGACACAACTCAAAATCCGATTTCGTATTGATGGTGTGCTTGAGGATCAACCCCAACCGCCTGCCTATTTACAATCCGCAATCACCTCCCGTATCAAAATCATGGCGGGCATGGATGTTGCTGAACGCAGACGGCCTCAAGATGGAAAAATCAGTAGACGGATCGGTAGTGTCGGAAATCGACAAATAGACCTTCGGGTTTCCACTGTCCCCACTGTTGCAATGCTTCATGGTGAAAGTGTTGTCCTCCGTATCCTTGACCGGCAGTCTATCGACTTTGGACTCGCTGAACTCGGATTAACTGAAGACAATCTCCAACTCTTTCAACGCATGATCCGCAAACCACACGGCATCATCCTTGCCACCGGTCCTACAGGTAGCGGCAAGACAACATCACTTTATGCCTGCCTGAAAGAGATCAACTCACCGGATGTTAAAATCATTACCCTTGAAGACCCAGTTGAATATGAATTGGAAGGTATCAACCAAATCCAGGTGAATCCCGATATTGATTTCACTTTTGCTGTTGGACTCCGTCATATCCTGCGTCAGGATCCGGACAAAGTCTTAGTCGGTGAGATTCGTGACTATGAGACCGCGGAGATGGCGGTTCATACGTCGCTTACCGGTCACCTCGTCTTTAGTACACTCCATACAAACGATGCACCGGGAGCAATCACGCGGCTTATTGATATGGACGTTGAACCGTATCTTGTTGCTTCTACGGTGGAAGGTATCATAGCCCAGCGGCTTGCCCGTCGAGTCTGCAAGGCGTGTTGTGAAATGTATACCCCCGATAGGGATGAATTAGTGGGGCTTATCGGAAATGGTCATAACGGTAATGGCAACGATGTCACCATCCCGCACGACCTTAAGATTCCGCGAGCCGTCGGATGTAAAGAATGTCGCGGAAGAGGCTACAAAGGTAGAATTGGCATTTTTGAAGTTTTACTGATGACTGATGAAATTCGTTCAATGGCTCTTAAACAAGCATCGACAAATGAAATTCGTCGCCTCGCAGTCCAATTGGGCATGAGAGGTTTACGTGAAGATGGGTGGCGCAAAGTCACCGCAGGCTTGACAACTGTTGACGAAGTTGTCCGGTTAACGCAGGAAGATGAATTTGATTTCGAGGAAGTTGTGTAG
- a CDS encoding prepilin-type N-terminal cleavage/methylation domain-containing protein, producing MRGINRRDSRFSPISQFQSGFTITELLLVLTLIGILSAISMPTLKGFAATRRLKASAYTIRSLLTFARDMAITDRTAYLVVFDLDNGRCWLASSETFNPSTPLTSALTAQNSTAVAASRTNTSANPLTTNSVQQETLTRTGGILGVPYPMERSVTLAAMVTNRNGRTLQIDSGVESVYFSPNATSEETLIYLQNTRNQIMSIAIETASGRVSVRQLPSGEVETLGFETPEN from the coding sequence ATGAGAGGAATAAATAGGCGAGATTCGCGGTTCTCGCCTATTTCTCAATTCCAAAGTGGTTTCACGATCACGGAGTTACTGCTCGTTTTGACGCTGATCGGTATACTGTCGGCGATATCTATGCCAACACTGAAGGGGTTCGCTGCAACGCGTCGGCTGAAAGCGTCAGCGTATACAATCCGCAGTCTCCTCACGTTCGCACGGGATATGGCAATCACTGATCGAACGGCATACTTAGTTGTCTTTGATCTTGACAACGGGCGGTGCTGGCTCGCCTCCAGTGAGACGTTTAACCCGAGTACCCCACTCACGTCCGCACTCACTGCCCAGAATTCTACGGCTGTCGCCGCATCCCGTACCAACACAAGCGCGAACCCGCTGACAACAAATTCTGTTCAACAGGAGACTTTGACCCGTACTGGTGGTATCTTGGGAGTGCCTTACCCGATGGAGCGAAGCGTCACATTAGCAGCTATGGTGACCAATCGCAATGGGCGTACGCTTCAAATTGATTCAGGTGTCGAGTCCGTCTACTTCTCACCAAATGCAACCTCTGAAGAAACACTCATCTACCTCCAAAACACACGCAATCAGATTATGTCTATTGCTATTGAGACCGCCAGTGGACGCGTGAGTGTGCGACAACTCCCTTCAGGAGAGGTTGAGACGTTAGGGTTTGAAACACCAGAAAACTAA
- a CDS encoding helix-hairpin-helix domain-containing protein, which produces MFLRKRVSDTFYKDQNGLSLVSTLWILTILSILAAQLLYSIHIEQRTQRNFLDRAKYHYAARAGFEWTLAVMRTDQTPFDSLGESWAEPIQGQVDDGVQVGNFLNYQVTITDEASKVNINAADVGLISNLLAQTGVSPDEPLIQELANSIVAGQPYRTVRDLARVEGMTSEILYGTQQMAAFTQGVTAPQSTSTSTVGGLPTAAGTDSLQATTTETQPGLVDLATIYSLDASTDPNGASLVNVNTADAEQLTQIETQSSQGGGQSVFSQAEAESLIQQREFDRFAALIDVKAVSDELFNNIQNQITTEDSGGNEDDGETNNSQGNGPPRQGEGGQVNINTADVETLESLQGIDEGIAQRIVEHRDSQGFFQNIDAVKDVTMLTRQEFIGIVDKITLKDGDTRSGLININTASAEILALLPGMDSQKAQAIVERREQDPPDDSPIQNYTDEEIKGNPFTNISQLSDLEEIDFETFREVVDWVTYRSHGYRIAANGVDAAGKVISTCIGIIDRTGDQVVVQYWRQD; this is translated from the coding sequence ATGTTCCTGAGAAAAAGGGTTTCCGATACATTTTACAAAGACCAGAATGGATTATCCCTTGTTTCAACGCTCTGGATACTTACGATCCTCTCTATTTTGGCTGCACAGCTGCTCTACTCGATCCATATCGAGCAACGTACCCAACGGAATTTTTTAGATAGGGCGAAGTATCACTATGCCGCGAGGGCGGGCTTTGAGTGGACACTCGCTGTTATGCGTACAGACCAGACCCCTTTCGACTCACTCGGTGAAAGTTGGGCTGAACCTATTCAAGGACAGGTTGATGATGGCGTGCAGGTCGGAAATTTCTTGAACTATCAGGTGACCATCACCGATGAAGCCTCAAAGGTCAATATCAATGCTGCTGATGTTGGGCTCATCAGTAATTTGCTGGCACAAACCGGAGTTTCGCCGGATGAACCGCTCATCCAAGAACTTGCCAACAGTATTGTAGCAGGGCAGCCGTACCGAACCGTTCGGGATCTTGCACGAGTAGAAGGGATGACCTCTGAGATTTTGTACGGCACGCAACAAATGGCAGCGTTTACACAAGGCGTTACAGCCCCACAAAGCACGTCTACGAGCACGGTTGGCGGACTTCCAACGGCAGCAGGTACTGACAGTCTTCAAGCAACTACAACAGAGACGCAGCCCGGATTGGTGGATTTAGCAACCATCTATTCACTTGACGCAAGCACCGATCCAAACGGAGCGTCGCTCGTTAACGTCAATACAGCGGACGCAGAGCAGCTGACGCAAATTGAGACGCAGTCCAGTCAAGGTGGCGGGCAATCTGTTTTTTCACAGGCGGAGGCGGAATCCCTGATTCAGCAACGTGAATTTGACAGATTCGCTGCACTCATAGATGTAAAAGCAGTCTCCGATGAACTTTTCAACAACATTCAAAACCAAATCACCACTGAGGATTCCGGTGGAAATGAAGACGATGGAGAAACGAACAATTCACAAGGAAACGGACCACCGCGCCAAGGCGAAGGTGGACAAGTCAATATTAATACCGCCGATGTCGAAACCTTGGAATCCTTGCAGGGTATTGACGAAGGTATTGCCCAACGTATCGTCGAGCATCGCGATTCCCAAGGATTTTTTCAGAACATAGATGCTGTTAAAGATGTCACAATGTTAACGCGGCAAGAATTTATCGGTATTGTTGACAAAATAACCCTTAAAGATGGAGATACCCGCAGCGGACTTATTAACATAAACACTGCGTCGGCTGAAATCTTAGCACTGCTACCGGGGATGGATTCGCAAAAAGCGCAGGCGATCGTTGAACGCCGTGAACAAGATCCACCCGACGATTCACCGATACAGAATTATACTGATGAAGAGATAAAGGGAAACCCGTTCACTAACATTTCACAACTCTCAGACCTTGAGGAGATTGACTTTGAAACGTTCAGGGAAGTCGTCGATTGGGTAACCTACCGTTCACACGGGTATCGTATTGCGGCAAACGGTGTCGATGCTGCAGGTAAAGTTATCTCGACCTGTATTGGTATCATTGACCGGACGGGTGACCAAGTCGTCGTCCAATATTGGAGACAGGATTAG
- a CDS encoding type II secretion system F family protein yields MPLFRYEALTHGGGSVKNTLEADSKAELISRLRQMGYWPTDIVEETEQDAPTDVRGWLKIGRSGVKAADVEFFTYQLATLVNAHVPLRRALEVALGQVQNPALNRIVSQVAYDVEHGATFHDALTQHPKAFSDLYVNMVKAGVSGGVLGLVLERLAEFAERQRLLKNDVISALFYPIILLTLSISAVVVLMILVIPKFTAMFNDLGVELPLPTRILIGTTDAFQTYWWVALAIFIVGAVGFRQYLRLETGKIWFDRLKLKLPLIGPIISTFAIVRFTRTMATLLENGVRMLPALQVVKDTIGNRVYSNVVAEAEIEVEQGSTLSRELSKSNDFPEFVTHMVAVGEESGEPVHMLSKLSEYYDLEIKKSLERLTTSIGPLVILLMGVIIGFIAIAMILPIFEANQLLSG; encoded by the coding sequence GTGCCGTTATTCCGATATGAAGCACTGACGCATGGCGGTGGTAGCGTAAAAAACACACTGGAAGCTGACTCTAAAGCCGAACTTATCTCTCGGTTGCGACAGATGGGATATTGGCCAACGGACATTGTTGAGGAGACAGAACAAGACGCCCCAACGGATGTTCGTGGATGGCTTAAAATTGGGCGCAGTGGGGTTAAAGCGGCAGACGTTGAATTCTTCACCTATCAGTTAGCGACACTGGTGAATGCCCATGTCCCGCTGCGGCGTGCTTTGGAAGTTGCCCTCGGACAGGTCCAGAATCCTGCGCTTAACCGCATCGTCTCTCAAGTTGCATACGATGTTGAACACGGAGCAACTTTTCACGACGCGCTCACCCAGCACCCGAAGGCTTTTTCAGACCTATATGTTAACATGGTGAAAGCGGGTGTGAGCGGGGGTGTTCTCGGTTTGGTCCTCGAACGCCTCGCAGAATTTGCAGAACGCCAAAGACTCCTCAAAAACGATGTTATCTCAGCACTCTTTTATCCTATTATCTTGTTGACGCTTAGCATTTCCGCTGTTGTCGTACTTATGATTCTCGTCATACCGAAATTCACTGCGATGTTCAACGACCTCGGTGTCGAATTGCCGTTGCCAACGCGAATCCTTATTGGGACCACAGATGCCTTCCAGACCTATTGGTGGGTGGCACTCGCCATTTTCATCGTAGGCGCCGTTGGCTTCAGACAATACCTGCGGCTTGAAACCGGCAAAATCTGGTTTGACCGGTTGAAGCTCAAATTACCACTCATCGGCCCCATAATTAGTACTTTTGCCATTGTCCGTTTTACCCGAACGATGGCAACACTTTTGGAGAATGGTGTACGCATGCTGCCTGCCCTCCAAGTCGTCAAAGATACGATCGGAAACAGGGTATACAGCAATGTTGTCGCCGAAGCAGAAATAGAGGTTGAGCAGGGTTCTACGCTCTCTCGTGAACTCAGTAAAAGCAATGACTTCCCTGAATTCGTTACCCACATGGTGGCTGTCGGTGAGGAGTCGGGTGAACCTGTTCACATGCTCAGTAAACTCTCTGAATACTATGATTTAGAAATAAAAAAGAGCCTTGAACGCTTAACGACTTCCATCGGACCTCTTGTCATCCTATTGATGGGAGTGATAATCGGGTTTATCGCTATCGCGATGATCCTCCCGATCTTTGAGGCGAACCAATTACTAAGCGGCTAA
- a CDS encoding HEAT repeat domain-containing protein produces MLIQKRFLQHTNTKQWFWVLTIVTSLLVGLGIGQMVRFQEATAESQEEVLPQLTAELDALKAEHEKIQAKWQSELLAQIVPTLTDESDAVKRQFVDFLEEIGSPGMAALAVMIRDPAKSVRKKAADTLGGIGERERKAGRNYDAAAIGLAMALKDDSNDVFREAVAELDDVRPTSAESLAVVVPALIAVQTKGSSSTRNDVLDILGQIGEYLAENGQSTDIIRDALIMGLNDNSTKVRTNAITELSDIRAASAETFTALIGALSDDAKSVRARAEDVLIKLGRSHAVSITPLLASTLTNNQSATTRGHVVDVLGEIGEALVKRGESDEMVVKPLLVALQDSVADVRRNAADELGEMRAKSPAAVTALTQALEDSSKNVRSAAQKAIRRIEAAK; encoded by the coding sequence ATGTTGATTCAGAAACGATTTCTACAGCATACAAACACTAAACAATGGTTTTGGGTGTTAACAATTGTTACCAGCTTATTAGTCGGTTTGGGGATTGGTCAGATGGTGCGGTTTCAGGAGGCAACGGCGGAATCACAAGAGGAAGTCCTCCCACAACTGACTGCGGAGCTTGATGCGCTCAAAGCAGAACATGAAAAGATTCAAGCGAAGTGGCAATCCGAACTACTTGCACAAATCGTACCAACTTTAACGGACGAGTCAGACGCCGTAAAGCGTCAATTTGTGGATTTCCTTGAAGAAATTGGGAGTCCCGGGATGGCTGCACTTGCTGTAATGATCCGTGATCCGGCTAAGAGTGTACGCAAAAAGGCGGCGGACACATTAGGCGGAATCGGTGAACGTGAGCGGAAGGCAGGACGGAATTATGATGCTGCTGCGATCGGTTTAGCAATGGCACTCAAAGACGATTCTAATGATGTTTTCCGTGAGGCCGTTGCGGAATTGGATGACGTTCGTCCGACATCTGCGGAATCGCTTGCTGTCGTCGTACCAGCACTCATCGCTGTACAAACGAAAGGTTCATCAAGTACACGCAACGATGTACTCGACATTTTAGGACAGATCGGCGAATATCTCGCAGAAAATGGACAGTCCACCGATATAATTCGAGATGCTTTAATTATGGGTCTAAATGATAATTCGACTAAAGTCCGAACCAATGCGATAACTGAGTTGTCTGATATACGAGCAGCATCTGCTGAAACATTCACGGCGTTGATAGGTGCACTGTCAGATGATGCGAAGTCCGTGAGGGCACGTGCTGAAGATGTGTTGATTAAACTCGGTAGAAGCCACGCTGTGAGCATCACGCCTCTGTTGGCAAGTACGCTGACGAACAACCAATCAGCCACTACGCGCGGACATGTTGTTGATGTATTGGGGGAAATCGGTGAGGCACTCGTGAAGCGGGGTGAATCCGATGAGATGGTAGTCAAACCGCTTCTCGTTGCATTGCAGGATTCCGTCGCAGATGTCCGACGTAACGCCGCTGACGAATTGGGTGAGATGCGCGCGAAATCACCGGCGGCGGTAACCGCATTGACACAGGCACTGGAGGATTCTTCTAAAAACGTTCGTAGTGCTGCGCAAAAGGCGATTCGACGGATTGAGGCGGCGAAATAG
- the gspG gene encoding type II secretion system major pseudopilin GspG, which produces MFMQLKSDESGLTLIELTIVIVILGILAAFIAPRVINAPQQAKVSKAQTEISGMKTALEQYAIAVGEYPTTEQGLNALWRAPSPAPPNWDGPYIGSPSFEDPWGNPYVYRQPSTHYGYDYDLYSMGKDGKVGGTELDADITNWVEETTGVY; this is translated from the coding sequence ATGTTCATGCAACTGAAATCCGATGAGTCCGGATTGACCCTGATTGAACTAACGATTGTTATCGTTATCTTAGGGATTTTAGCAGCCTTCATCGCACCACGGGTGATCAATGCCCCGCAGCAAGCGAAAGTCTCGAAGGCGCAAACAGAGATTAGCGGTATGAAAACCGCGTTGGAACAGTATGCTATCGCAGTCGGTGAGTATCCGACAACGGAGCAAGGATTGAATGCCTTGTGGCGCGCCCCGAGTCCAGCACCACCGAACTGGGACGGTCCTTATATTGGTAGCCCGAGTTTCGAGGATCCATGGGGTAACCCGTACGTCTATCGGCAACCGAGCACCCATTACGGCTATGACTATGACCTCTATTCAATGGGGAAAGATGGCAAAGTGGGCGGCACTGAGTTAGACGCGGACATCACCAATTGGGTTGAAGAGACAACCGGAGTCTATTAA
- a CDS encoding prepilin-type N-terminal cleavage/methylation domain-containing protein has protein sequence MKQPIKQLRSAEENGFTLVEILVTLAILGAVLPALLHAFASAARTQGLSDNSTTALYLLKFRMAEIEMAGYPDVGEETGEFGNNTRYRWSSVVEDIESEEVENVRRVQVTVTWQHRNRERSMSMNTYVADRQKSETQQGQQPGGGR, from the coding sequence ATGAAGCAGCCAATTAAACAGTTGAGGTCAGCCGAAGAAAACGGTTTTACGCTTGTTGAGATACTCGTGACATTAGCAATTTTGGGGGCTGTGCTCCCCGCGCTTCTGCATGCATTTGCTTCTGCTGCACGTACCCAAGGACTTTCAGACAATAGTACCACGGCACTCTATCTCCTTAAATTTCGGATGGCAGAGATTGAGATGGCAGGTTACCCTGATGTTGGTGAGGAGACAGGCGAATTCGGTAATAATACACGCTACCGCTGGAGTTCTGTCGTTGAGGACATAGAATCTGAAGAAGTTGAAAACGTCCGACGGGTTCAGGTAACCGTCACATGGCAGCATAGGAACCGAGAACGTTCTATGTCTATGAACACCTATGTCGCTGACCGACAAAAGTCAGAAACACAGCAAGGACAACAGCCGGGCGGGGGTCGATAA
- the pilM gene encoding pilus assembly protein PilM, with product MAKKRVVAVDIGTHIAKMVQLEQSSAGVRLINAGVVTYANRDDRQQMAALMQNLWSTLGKPPKQGNLNSLFNRHKTEVVLALPRSLVNTKRLANLPAATDDQLANIVEIAAEAELPFRIEEAIFTYHDIHQTSEATSVELISTRRASVTGYLDILEQIGVSASGVTPSMIAIAEAAMNSGSTEPTFIVDIGAAQTDFCFLEDGALRFSRSFRLGGDNLSEHVSRALNVDPETAAQEKQHISAGEAPTSAWTAELISELQRSIAAATAHRDTDSFGTAEETDILGGTTRSEAKTELWLCGGGARVPDLATVLEAELDIPTYLWNPLHTIEQQAAIKIDPERTEAKAILDEWGDTLAVPLGVGLATLNPETQISLLPKEAAETLTQTTRQQQIFATTGLGILVIGGLLFGGYTLQRSQKHRTEMVEAQLAGYAQPVAAAKAQLGRELALTEMLAHNISPLDILHALSEMFRDRTQVAWTNFNITNLHTPETARITFNLEGASHNAINNLLGALDRSGVFTNVRPGEVTTISQNRKQIFQVQVRCNLKSSAVRAFAKKRYPMPDPQVDEPERQTEFSVAPPTSNNFENEKVEKEE from the coding sequence ATGGCGAAAAAACGAGTTGTGGCGGTAGATATCGGCACACACATAGCGAAAATGGTTCAACTTGAACAGTCATCTGCGGGCGTGCGTCTTATCAACGCAGGTGTTGTGACGTATGCGAACAGGGATGACCGACAGCAGATGGCGGCGTTGATGCAGAACCTTTGGTCAACCTTAGGAAAACCACCGAAACAGGGGAACTTAAATTCGCTATTCAACAGGCATAAGACGGAAGTTGTTCTCGCGCTGCCGCGATCCTTGGTAAACACAAAACGTTTAGCCAACTTACCTGCAGCAACTGATGATCAACTCGCGAATATCGTCGAAATCGCTGCAGAAGCAGAGCTGCCTTTTCGGATTGAGGAAGCGATTTTTACTTACCACGATATACACCAAACATCAGAAGCGACCTCGGTAGAGTTGATATCTACTCGGCGCGCATCGGTCACAGGATATCTGGATATCCTCGAGCAGATTGGTGTATCCGCATCGGGCGTTACGCCTTCAATGATAGCCATCGCTGAAGCGGCAATGAACAGCGGATCCACCGAACCTACGTTCATTGTCGACATCGGTGCTGCGCAAACAGACTTTTGTTTTCTTGAGGACGGCGCACTCCGGTTTTCGCGAAGTTTTCGCTTGGGCGGTGATAATCTATCTGAGCATGTCAGTCGGGCATTGAACGTTGATCCTGAAACCGCCGCGCAAGAAAAGCAGCATATCTCCGCGGGTGAGGCACCCACCTCTGCGTGGACAGCCGAGTTGATCAGCGAACTCCAGCGTTCTATTGCCGCTGCGACTGCACATCGGGATACGGATAGTTTTGGCACAGCGGAAGAAACCGATATATTGGGCGGGACTACACGCTCCGAAGCGAAGACCGAACTCTGGTTATGTGGTGGTGGGGCGCGCGTTCCTGATCTCGCAACCGTTTTAGAAGCGGAACTCGACATTCCGACATACTTATGGAATCCACTTCATACTATTGAACAACAGGCAGCTATTAAAATTGACCCTGAGCGAACGGAAGCCAAAGCTATACTCGACGAATGGGGTGATACACTTGCTGTGCCATTAGGTGTTGGGCTGGCTACTTTGAATCCGGAAACGCAGATATCCTTGTTGCCAAAGGAGGCAGCCGAGACACTGACACAAACAACACGGCAGCAACAGATTTTTGCGACAACTGGGTTGGGCATTTTGGTGATTGGTGGACTCCTTTTTGGCGGTTATACCCTTCAACGCTCACAAAAACATAGGACGGAAATGGTAGAGGCACAACTTGCGGGTTACGCCCAACCGGTGGCTGCCGCAAAAGCACAACTTGGACGAGAATTGGCACTTACAGAGATGTTGGCACATAACATCTCACCGCTTGATATTTTACACGCACTCAGTGAGATGTTTCGTGATAGAACGCAGGTCGCTTGGACAAATTTCAATATTACCAATCTCCATACGCCTGAGACAGCGCGCATAACCTTCAACTTGGAGGGTGCCTCCCATAATGCCATAAATAACCTTTTAGGTGCCCTTGATCGTTCTGGGGTTTTTACCAATGTTCGACCGGGTGAAGTTACAACCATTTCTCAAAACAGAAAACAGATTTTCCAAGTGCAGGTGCGGTGTAACTTAAAATCTTCTGCTGTACGGGCATTCGCGAAAAAACGCTACCCGATGCCCGATCCTCAAGTCGATGAACCAGAAAGGCAGACGGAATTTTCTGTCGCGCCCCCGACATCAAACAACTTTGAAAATGAAAAAGTCGAAAAAGAAGAATAA
- a CDS encoding type II secretion system protein, translated as MKIQKMSTNTTGESGLTLIEMLMAVSILVIIGGSAYFAFKTAVDAYHQTEAKILAAQRCRFAMDRLVTDLKNMQVSLQEPELVLYTQDGPSQSGDRDMLSFVTLVRTDPDPFLEQLSSFQAQNASQIPLPLLSDVQRVAYFVAAEPQPGQSGLGAENFQGGLAGDASPEQEGGYALFRVATTTLDPEVVIGPFLQTGTVPETDENGEPIYVDIATLIIGLANFDLQYFDGEAEVWNTSWDDTESLPSAVQILITVQGEAQRTVSPNTTQFGTQNQQPVMPSNSMTQSTMVYLPASATTGGAEGAPQGGP; from the coding sequence ATGAAAATTCAAAAAATGTCCACCAACACCACTGGTGAGAGTGGGTTGACACTCATTGAAATGCTCATGGCAGTTAGCATTCTCGTCATCATTGGCGGGTCGGCGTATTTCGCTTTCAAAACAGCGGTGGATGCCTACCATCAGACGGAAGCAAAAATATTAGCTGCCCAGAGATGCCGTTTCGCGATGGATCGGCTTGTGACGGATCTCAAGAACATGCAGGTCTCACTTCAGGAACCTGAACTCGTACTCTACACACAGGATGGACCGAGCCAATCGGGCGATAGAGACATGCTGAGTTTTGTCACCCTTGTCAGGACAGATCCCGATCCGTTTTTGGAGCAGCTTTCAAGTTTTCAAGCGCAAAATGCATCACAAATTCCTTTACCGCTTCTAAGCGATGTCCAACGTGTGGCTTACTTTGTTGCTGCGGAGCCGCAACCCGGTCAATCCGGGCTGGGGGCTGAAAATTTTCAGGGTGGTTTGGCAGGAGACGCGAGTCCCGAACAAGAGGGCGGTTACGCACTCTTTCGCGTCGCAACCACAACGCTTGATCCAGAGGTTGTTATTGGTCCCTTCTTACAGACAGGCACAGTACCAGAAACAGACGAAAACGGAGAACCGATTTACGTTGACATCGCCACGCTCATTATTGGACTCGCTAATTTCGATCTACAATATTTTGATGGGGAAGCAGAGGTATGGAACACCTCATGGGACGATACCGAAAGTCTTCCGAGTGCTGTACAGATTCTGATAACTGTCCAAGGCGAAGCGCAGAGAACTGTAAGTCCAAATACCACACAGTTTGGCACCCAAAATCAACAACCTGTAATGCCCTCAAACAGTATGACCCAATCAACGATGGTGTATCTCCCCGCGAGTGCTACTACTGGTGGTGCCGAAGGCGCACCTCAAGGGGGACCATAG